Below is a genomic region from Caretta caretta isolate rCarCar2 chromosome 18, rCarCar1.hap1, whole genome shotgun sequence.
GTGAAGAGATGGGTGGGTAGTTTTGGTGGGGGAAGCGTCTGGAACTGGGTTTCTTCAGGGTTATTATTTACTTTGCGGCTGAGGGGGCCTCTTGTGTGGCCAGAATTCGAGAGTCGCTGCCCGTGAGGTGGAGCCAACCTTGGGCAGCTTCGTGTGCCTGGATATCTTGGGTCAGTCCCGAAGACCCACAAGCCCAGCTGCTCTGTGAAAATCCCCTGCTCCTCGTTCATAAGTGTATGGCTGAGGCCTGGTGTCTTTGACTtgagctcctctcccccccaccccccgaaccgGCTGCATCTCGCTGGGGCAGGATGCTCATAGCTGGCCTTTATGCATAAACTAGAGCAGACACGTGACACTTCGGGATCCTGAGCTGCTATGGTAGTTATTATTGGCTGCCTTGGATGGAGgacttggggagcagggggaagcctCCAGGCAGGAGAGGGGCCTGGATGGACTGAAGGAGAAAGCAAGAAAAGCTGCTCTTGGTTGGAGTGATAGGGGGGAGTCGGACAGCCccttggggcttgatcctgcagatgctctgtttccactgaagccaatggatgtTCCCACGCTCTGGCACTGCACAGAGGCGCGGGTTACAAGAACCTGGCTACAGGGGGTGAAGGTGGTTGAAGGTTAGCAGCCTGGGACCTGGACTTCCCCTAATGCAGCAGGAGGGAGGAATTTCCCCACGGACTGATCCTGAGCCAGCTGTATCCTGAGcctgtctctctctgttcccAGTGACCCGGAcaggcagaaggaggaggagaccaTCCGCTCCCAGTGGTCTGTACTGGATCACATCCACTTCTTTCTACTGACGTTGATCTTCACGGTGGTTGGGTATCGCGTGGCTGCTTTGGTGGTGCTGGAGTTTTCCCTCAGGGCTGTGTCTATGCTGCTGTCCCTGAATAAGGTGAGGAGTCATCTCTGAGTAAGGGCCTCTGTAATAATCGCCTGATTCTCTCTGTAGTCGTGTATGAGCCATCATTGGGACTGGACCAGGAGGGTGGATTCCTGATGCATAGTCTAGTGCACTGTAGTAATAACTCCCAGCTCTTACAGGGCACTTttcttcagtagatctcaaaatgcttaaTAAAGGAGATGTGTGtcatttattcccattttacagaaggggaaaccaaggcacagagagggtagggacttgcccaaggtcacacagagccaggaatagaacccaggtttcatGAGTCCCAGTTTAGTTCTCTattcactaggccacactgtGCGTGGTTCTCCAACTTCCATTTGCCTGTAATATTCCTGCCCCAGGAAGTGTCCAGCCCTAGCTGATGACCTGATTACGGGTGGAGTCTATGAACACCCTGCCACTGGCCTGAGGGAGTTGCTGCAGAGCAGTCCCTTCCAGAGCTGACTCTGATTCCTTCTCCAGACCTTGCTGCTCTGAGGACCAAGAGACTAGAGCCAGGAGTCAAACGTTGATCGGCTGAGTGGCAGCCTAGGACAGTgcttttcaaactgcaggtctcGACCCAGGAATGGAAGACGCTGGGGcgcggcggctctggtcagcactgtcaaccgggccgttaaaagtcccgttggcagtgctgcctggctaagggaggctagtccctacttgttctgacaccgcgctgcaccccggaagcggccagcagcaggtccggctcctaggcgggggggcatggggctccgtgcgctgcccctgcctcgAGCACTGGCTCCAACTGGCCAATGGTAGCtggcgggggcagtgcctgctgctggctgcttccagggcacagtgcgGTCCGcagtgccagggcaggcaggaagcctgcctctgcaccccagatgcgccactgaccgggagctgccagaggtaagcctgtgcccctgccccatccctgagcccacacgcaaacctggagccccctcctgcacaccaatcccctcatccctggccccagccctgagcccctccaaacctagagaccccctcctgcaccccaaacccctcatccttggccccagcccagagccctgaccccctcccacacccaaaacccctcatccccagctccaattttcttcaactgggttgacagaaaaaaagtttgaaaaccactggcccaCCCTTCCTGGGCAGAGTCAGATGACACATGATTAGAAGCAAGTGTAGGCTCAGAGGTTTTGCACACCAGACCATCCCTTGTCTGGGCTGCTGTGGGATGGGAGAACTACCAGGGTCTGCAGCTCATGAAACCTCAAGGCATGTATGTAATGTATGGCCCCAGGccacaagggggtgggggtggagggcaggcgAGGGGATGTTGTGCTGGACATTAGAAGGCAACAGAGAACAAAGGCGCCGCCTGCATTGGGGCAGTCCCTTAGCTAAGGCGGGGGGAGGTGGAGCTGAAGGAGCAGGGTTCTAGTCCCCGTGCTGCACCATGTGCACCATACTGGGCCGTCTCGTTACACCACCATTATCTTGGCTGTGCTGTAACATTACCTGCCCCATGTTGGCGGCTGCTCTCTGATGTCTTGAGTGGTTTCCATTTGCTGTGCTGGGGAATTAGACCAGCCACTGAATCCTAGCCTCCGTCTCGAGGAACACGTCCCGCTGCCCTACGGGCATGTAGCGAGCGTGCTGCATCTCCAGTGCTCCGCTTCCGCAGGGGGCGCACAGCAGCCAGCTGTACCTGCTGTGCCAGTACTCCCTGGGGTGCGGCatctcctgcagcctcagctaCCTCCTGGAGGGGGCTTCCCACCGCAGCTGCAACCTGACCCTCGCCTTGGGCCTGGCCGGCCTGATCACCTGCTACGTCTGGAGGCTGGCCCGGCACGTCTGCACCATGTACGAGCTCCACAGCAAGGAGCGCTACTGCGGAGTCTGCATCTTCCTGCTGACCACCTGGCACGGCATCCCCACTCTGCTCTGCAACGCCCTCAAGATCACCTTCGTGGTGGCTGACCTGGCCGCTGTCGCGCTGATCAACAGGGATTTCCTCACCACCTCGGAGGCCATACGCTTCTGGACGCCGCTCACCATCTGCTACACCCTGCTGGTCATCTACATGCAAGGTGAGGTCCCCGTGGCCACTAAGAAACCAGCTGAGCTCCTTCCTGGCCAGAAGGCTCCCAAGGGCCCTCGGGTTTTTTGGCAAGGGGATTTGTTTTGCGCACTTCCAGGCATGACGGAGGAACCCCCTGGTCTTATTCATGAGAACTAACTGTTCATAATGGGACCTTTAAAACGGAGAGCCCCCAATgagcaagtcatagaatcatagaatatcagggttggaagggacctcaggaggtcatctagtccaaccccctgctcaaagcaggaccgatccccaattaaatcatcccagacagggctttgtcaagcctgatcttaaatcttctagggaaggagattccaccacctccctaggtaacgcattccagtgtttcaccaccctcctcgtgaaaaagtttttcctaatatccaacctaaatctcccccactgtaacttgaaaccattactccttgttctgtcatctgctaccactgagaagagtctagagccatcctctttggaaccccctttcaggtagttgaaagcagctatcaaatcccccctcattcttctcttctgcatactaaacaatcccagttccctcagcctctcctcataactcatgtgttccagtcccctaatcatttttgttgccctctgctggactctttacagtttttccacatccttcttgtagtgtggggcccaaaactggacacagtactccagatgaggcctcaccaatgttgaatagaggggaacgatcacgtccctcgatctgctggcaatgcccctacttatacatcccaaaatgccattggccttcttggcaacaagggcacactgttgactcatatccagcttctcgtccactgtaacccctaggtccttttctgcagaactgctgccgagccattcggtccctagtctgtagcggtgcattggattcttccgtcctaaatgcaggactctgcatttgtccttgttgaacctcatcacatttcttttggcccaatcctccagtttgtctaggtccctctgtatcctatccctaccctccagcatatctaccactcctcccagtttagtgtcatctgcaaacttgctgagggtgcaatccacaccatcctccagatcatttatgaagatattgaacaaaaccggccccaggactgacccctggggcactccacttgataccggctgccaactagacatggagccattgatcactacccaatgagcccaacaatctagccagctttctatccaccttatagtccattcatccagcccatacttctttaacttgctggcaagaatactgtgggagaccgtgtcaaaagctttgctaaagtcaaggaacaacacgtccactgctttcccctcatccacagagccagttatctcgtcatagaaggcaattagattagtcaggcatgacttgcccttggtgaatccatgctgactgttcctgatcactttcctctcctctaagtgcttcagaattgattccttgaggacctgctccatgatttttccagggactgaggtgaggctgactggcctgtagttcccaggatcctcctccttcccttttttaaagatgggcactacattagccttttcccagtcgtccaggacttccccggatcaccatgagttttttggcccatggctctgcaatcacatccaccaacttctttagcactctcggatgcagcgcatccgaccccatggacttgtgctcgtccagcttttctaaatagtcccgaatcacttctttctccacagagggctggtcaccttctccccatgctgtgctgcccagtgcagtagtctgggagcagagcttgttcgtgaagacagaggcaaaaaaagcattgagtacattagctttttccacatcctctgtcactaggttgcctccctcattccctcacactttccttgactttcttcttgttgctaacatacctcaagaaacccttcttgttactcttaacatctcttgctagctgcaactccaggtgggatttggccttcctgatttcactcctgcatccccgagcaatatttttatactcctccctggtcatttgtccaatcttccacttcttgtaagcttcttttttgtgattaagagcagcaaggatttcactattaagccaagctggtcacctgccatatttactattctttctatacaacGGGATGTTttttccctgtaacctcaataaggattctttaaaatacagccagctctcctggactcctttccccctcatgttattctcccaggggatcttgcccatcagttccctgagggagtcaaagtctgcttttctgaagtccagggtctgtattctgctgctctcttttcttccttgttaggatcctgaactcgaccattttatggtcactgcctcccaggttcccatccacttttgcttcccctactaattcttcccggtttgtgagcagcaggtcaagaagagctccgaccctagttggttcctccagcacttgcaccaggaaattgtcccctacattttccaaaatcttcctggattgcctgtgcaccgctgtattgctcttccagcagatatcagggtgattgaagtctcccatgagaaccagggcctgcgatctagtaacttctgcgagttgccggaagaaagccttgtccacctcatccctctggtccggtggtctatagtagactcctaccacggcatcacccttgttgctcacacttctaaacttaatccagagactctcaggtttttctgcagtttcatacttgagctctgagcagtcatactgctcccttacatacagagcaactcccccaccttttctgcccttcctgtccttcctgaacagcttatatccatccatgacagtgttccagtcatgtgagttatcccaccaagtctctgttattccaatcacatcataattccttgactgtgtcaggacttccagttctccctgcttgtttcccatagaatcatagaatatcagggttggaagggacctcaggaggtcatctagtccaaccccctgctcaaaagcaggacccatccccagttaaatcatcccagccaaggctttgtcaagcctgaccttaaaaacttctaaggaaggagattccaccacctccctaggtaacgcattccagtgtttcaccaccctcctagagaaaaagtttttcctaatatccaacctaaacctctcccactgcaacttgagaccattactccttgtcctgtcctcttccaccactgagaatagtctagaaccatcctctctggaactacctctcaggtagttgaaagcagctatcaaatcccccctcattcttctcttctgcagactaaacaatcccagttccctcagcctctcctcataactcatgtgttccagacccctaatcatttttgttgcccttcgctggactctctccaatttatccatatccttcctgtagtgtggggcccaaaactggacacagtactccagatgaggcctcaccaatgtcgaatagagggggacgatcacgtccctcgatctgctcgctatgcccctacttatacatcccaggcttcgtgcatttgtatataggcagttgaggtaacctgctgattgcccctctttctcagtatgaggcaggagccctcccctctcacgcgctcctgctcgtgcctcctcccggtatcccacttggccacttacctcagggctttggtctccttcccccggtgaacctagtttaaagccctcttcactaGTCCAGCTGTTGGATGCAGGACAAGGGGTCAAGCTGCCCACAAGGGTATgatcagccaatgggagcttgttCTGATGATGTGGCGCTTCTGTTTTGCCCTTTGTTGGTGGAGCGAGTGTGGTGGGCGTGAATGTCTGGAACCAGAATGGGACCGAAttctctcctgctgcttgtgtAGTTTCGGTCGCGCTCAGGCATGTTTCTCTCTCATTCTTAACCTCAGCATTTAGCTTTGCCTTTGCAATGAAGCACAGTCCCGGGAACTGTTCCCACCACCTTGATCCACAGATTAtaaatccagaagggaccactgtgatcctcttcttctgaccttctgcatagcaCAGGTCGTAGAAATCCAATGCCTACAGTCCATTCTCCAATTTCTGCCAAGGGCAGAGATCTGGACTGTCCTGGGCAGCAGCTCAGGAGcatggcttcctgcagcccctccctgggGACAGAACAGATGCCAGTTTTTCTCTCCCATGGCTGCAATGTGGCTGCAAAGCTCCTGGTGTCACAAAGGGTGTGTCTATGCTGGAGCCACAGGGGCAGTTTCCACCTTAGGTAGAGAGACTGGCATGAGATGTGGCCGAGCTTGCATACAAAACTAGCAGCGGAGCTGTGGCGGTGATGGGCTAGTCACCCTGAGAACCTTCCTGCCTGGGACCCTTGGTACATACTTCAGGTGTCTAGCCCAGCCCACCActtgtgctgctgcagctactCTTCTGTTCTTAGCACGCTAGTTTGACCAAAGCTAGTGCAGATGTCTGCCCGAGCTGGGAGTTACACCTCCAGCGTAGCTGTACCCAGTGTCTTTGGAAGGGACCATTTCTAAGCCATTTTCCTGGCCATAGCAGCCCCATGGCGTGGCTGAAGCTGCTGCCCAAGCCCAAAGGGAGGGTAGGAAATGGTTCATGCCGTGACTGTGGGATGGCTTTGTTCCTGGCAGAGGAGCAGAGGCATAACCCCAGCGAGCAGATGGTCTATCAGACGGTGTTTGTGAGGATGGGAGGCCTCCTCATCCTCCTAATGACAGTCGGCCGGTGGATGGACATCATGAACATCTTCATCTCGCTGGTGGGTGAGATCTGGTGCCTGGTTCGGGCAGGGATCATGCTGGACATCTGCCGGGCTCAGGTGAGACTGCCCACTGTGACAggatcaggccagatggctacaagaaagtgatagaaggcagatatattagccccaggttaagtaggtcccttttccctggttaaggtaacagggaaggttccagaacaatcggGAAGCTTCTGGAAacaagacaggctgattagaacacctgcagagaatcaattaagacaggctaatcagggcgcctgggtttaaaaaggagctcacttcagtttgtggcacgcgtgtgaggagctgggagcaagaggcactaggagctgaaagtgagaatgtggactgttggaggactgaggagtacaagcatcatcagacaccaggaggaaggtcctgtgttgaggataaagaaggtgttgggaggaggccatggggaagtagcccagggagttgtagccgtcgcatagggccctgggctggaacccagagtagagggtgggcccgggttccccccaaacctcccaactcctggtcagacacaggaggagttgacctgggtgggggaggaattgTGGGAGTGCGGGGAGAGGAGAAGTATGTTAAGCACAGCGGGTCAACAGGAACGCGGATGGGTAGCTAAGGAGTTGCCACAGAGGCAGGAGGATGAAGCCAGCCACCAGTTGCAATGGAGCAAATGAGAACATCCTGTGCACAGCGCAAGGGCCCAGTTCTCTGTGGTGGAATGACTCTGACGCCAGCAGAGACCTGGGCCCCAAGTGTCAGAGGGAGACAGGTAGCAGCTCCTCAGGGCACTCCTGTCTGGGGAGTGGGCCAAGGCTGTGCAGCCCAGTGAGAGCCCAAGAGAGCTCCTGTGTCCTCTTGGCTATGGGACCCAGGTAGCTGCCCGTTAGCTTATCCCTGATGCTCCTCGGGCAGGCTGCGGGTGCAGATTCTTGGCCGGAGAGGCTGTTCACTGTCTAATATTTGTGTGGTGGTTGGGGATGGGGTTTTCCTTCTCTGCAGGATTTTTCTCAAAGGTTCCCTGAACCCGGTTCCAGTTCCAGGCAGCCCCAGCCTAGGCCTGAGGCCTTTGGCAGAAAATCCAGCTCAGTGACCAAGTCCTCAAGTGGAGGGGCCGGAGCCGAGAGATGAGGAAGGGGCTGCCGTGTTCCAGCGATGGCAAGAAAGGCAAAGCCCCAGCAACCAGGACTGAAATGTGACATTTTAAGCTTCAGGCCGTGCCAACTGAAGCGGCTTAATTCACATGCCATATGTGCTCCAGATACTAACCAGATTCGGGGGCGATCTGCTGAGGACATGATCAAATGGACGGTTGTTAACCTGGGACGGTGCAAACTACTTAGATGACTCTTTGCTCCCCGCACCCCAAACACACTGTGGTTGGTCGACGTGCCCCAGTCCCTGGAAATGGGGAGGCCCCCAGTCGCCCTCTGCATCGCATACTGGCGAATGGGAAACCATTCCCCCACCACCCCTGGTGTTTAAAGGTTTCACTTTCCCTGCTGGCTCTTTCCAGATCGTCTCTAGCCTGCCCCACCCAGAACCTCTCGTCCGCTAGCGATCCCAGCCTCTCCAGGTGCCTGAGCTTGCTGCGCTCGTCTCAGGAGCCAGCTGTCCCTGGATCAACCCCAAAGCCAAGTTTCTTGCCCATTGAACCAGTGCATGAGGCCAGTGATGGAGGTGGGTGGAGGGCAAGAGGCCATGGTGGACAGGAGGGCTAGGAGGAGCTTGGTCCAAGCCAGACCTGGCTGCTGCCATCTGCTTTTTTGGTGGCCAGCTGGATCTAGGCACAGGTGTCCCTATTGCCTGACACACAATCCCCATCggccccctgctcagcctctgCTAGTGAGTGAATGGGCATGGACCTTGCTCTCTTCCTGGAGGCTGTCCCTTCAAGTCAAGGCTGAGGCCCCTCGGCAGGGTAGCAGGGGAGACAAGTTGGGGGATGGAGGTCCAGGTCCAGGCCTGTTAATTCAGCACCTGCTCACTCATTGTAAAGAATTCACTCCTAATTCATTGCCAAGGGAATACCCCTCCACACTGGGTGTTGATGCAGGTGGGGGCTCCCTCTCATCTCACAGCAGCAGGCCAGCCCTACCCACCATGTGTACCTCCTCAGCGTCCCTCTGCACCAGGGGCTGGGGTGTCACTCAGTACCCCTAAGCATCTAACTGTCCTGGGGGCGCAGAGCCATTCCTCTGTAGCCCGTTCCACAGGGGCTCTGAAGGGGATgagcctgcagctgggctggaTGTTTGGATAGCACGGGCTGGCTCAGCTGGACTGGATCTCTGAATTCTGCTTTTGGGTGAGACTGGAGCTGACCTTGAAATTCAGCAGCCCATGAGGGGACTGTCCGGACCTGCTGCTCCAGGCTTGTCTCATCCCCCTTGGCCATGTGTTTGCTCTGTCCCATTCAGGCTCTGTCTGACCTTGCACTAGCCTCTCCTTCACAACCCTTGGTCCACCTCCTCCGGCACGGTGATTGCAATGAGCGACTGGGCTGGGCTCCAGACACGTCCCATCATGAGACATGAGGAGCCGTGCGCATCCACTTCCGGTCTAGTGAGTTAAGCGGAAGAGGGGAATCCGTGGACGCTTGTGCTGTCAGTCGTATGACCATACGAGAGAATAAAGTGTATAAAATACGCTGAGCTGGAGGGTGAATGGCAAGAGCCCCTTCACCTTTCATTACTGCGCTTCTGACTGTTTATCATTGTCCTCTGTGGGTCCTGACCTGATCAGTGACAAGTGAGGTGCCAGGAAATGTTTGGAGCTATGTGGCCTGATGTGCTTCAatcttcttttcccctcccctcccccccacgtcaGCCTGCCCCCGACGTGCCCTCCTCTGATCGGCATTTGTATCTTTGCTTTGGCCTATCCAGCCAAGTAAGATCATGGGTGAAGGTAATATCATATGCCAGTCCAACCTGCCAGTTCTTGGGCTCCTATCTTCCACATCAGTCATGGGTCCTGCAGAACTATTTCCACTCCTACCATGGACCCTGCTGCCACCTGGTATAAACCAGGACCAGAGAGGGGAACGGACTCTTGTAGCAGGCAGCTGAGTAGCCAGTGCTAGCAAGCCTGGCCTGACTGATGGGTCTCATGTTGCACTGCCTGCCTTGGTGAGATGGGGGCTCCAGACCATGTGGGGGTTGTGAAATTTTGTGGGTGCTGAAGGGCTCCTGCTCCTTGGCTGAAAGGGCTATGGTGATTTTATTTTAACCCAAGCCAGCATGATTTGctcattttacacacacatgcCCCGCCCCAGTTCAAAGCCTGGCCGCATCATGTTTCTCCAGCAGGGACCAAGTAACAGGGAGATTTTGGCCCTAAAACCTTCCGGCTGGGATCTCAGTGCTCTTCACCAGCCCACGGGAGGGGGTGGTACTGGCCTCGTTGCAGGTGGGAACACTGAGGCGCACAGAGTGTGTGGCCTTACCAAGAGTCAGGGGCAGAGCTTGGAACTGGGCTCTGGGCTCCTGCCTCCTAAGATTGTACCTTAGCCCCGTGCCCCCCTTCCTGTCCCCGGAAGGGTACAGTCACAATGCCTAAGGAAGCATGCGTCAATTCAAGGGCCTGAGCTGCAAGGCATAGCTCCACTCAGTCTCCCGAGCCTGTAAAATCCAGGGTAAAAACTTACCTCCCCCTCTGTTCAATGCACCATTCACAGTTGCTAAGTTAGGCTGCGTGCAGGGCCAGCCACGGCGGGGTCACACGATGCATGGCCCATGTACCCGCAGAATCACAACTCGCATTTTACAGCTGGGGCAGCAGCTTGCCCCAGGCCACACAAGGCAAAGGCAGCAGTGAAACCCAGAGGCCTGTTACAGGCTTTAGCTGCAGGACCATCTTCCCTTTCAAAGCCCCCTTCTCCTGGAACAACTTGCCCTGATGTGGATCCATGCCCTGCTGACGGCTCTGCACCcccagtgcccccctccccctttgtgcTCGTGGCCAGGCAGAAGAAGGAGAGGGAGGATGACCATGGGCAGAGGCAGATGTGCCCAGCAGGGGGTAGCAGAAAAGACTGAGTGGAGCTGAGGAGGGGGTGCAGTAGCCAGGGGGCTTGTAACAGGGAGGGGAGCTTGTGGATTGTAAAGTGCTATCACCCCATGGTATCAGCACCTCCCCAGTCACTACTGCATCCCCCTGGCCCACTTCCTGCAGCCACCCAGCTACTGAGGTCCCCATCAGTGACTGCATCTCTGATGGGCATCCCACTTCCAGTGGGGTTCTGAGCACTGGCTGGCCAGGAGGCAGCCCCTGGCTCTGAGTGCTGGGATCAGCTGGTTCTCCAGCAAATGCAGAGTAGGGATATAGGCCAACCGGCCGGCCACAGGGTGTCACTGTTTGCTATCCCAGCAAAGGGCTGagtcagcagctgctggctgggaatgAACTTGGGCGCGACCAGAACTGAGCTGGATTTGCTGTCAAGTGTCCTTCGGCACCAAGGTGCCTGATGCCAATGCAGAGTGGCAGTGCAGGCCCTGGGGGACTCTCA
It encodes:
- the TMEM82 gene encoding transmembrane protein 82, producing the protein MLSFEFLASWLPGFAWGSSLMDSLLQGLIGACAVSVLCSLVKIYLYIQCLNDPDRQKEEETIRSQWSVLDHIHFFLLTLIFTVVGYRVAALVVLEFSLRAVSMLLSLNKGAHSSQLYLLCQYSLGCGISCSLSYLLEGASHRSCNLTLALGLAGLITCYVWRLARHVCTMYELHSKERYCGVCIFLLTTWHGIPTLLCNALKITFVVADLAAVALINRDFLTTSEAIRFWTPLTICYTLLVIYMQEEQRHNPSEQMVYQTVFVRMGGLLILLMTVGRWMDIMNIFISLVGEIWCLVRAGIMLDICRAQDFSQRFPEPGSSSRQPQPRPEAFGRKSSSVTKSSSGGAGAER